The DNA segment AATTCCTCAATGAGATTGGCTACTTTGTCAACAATCTCTTGAAAAGCTGTTGATTGAAATGGTTCATCGTCAGTCATGCTTTTCCGGCTGACCATGTTCTCATGGAACGTATCAAGACTCAGGCACATCTGGTTGTGCAGAGCCTCCAGACCTTGCTGTACTTCCTTTTCAGACATCCCTGTATGGGCTTGTAATTGTTCTGAAGTAGCTGGAAAACCCGTGTCGTGTTCGATGTGCCGCTGAGCATCCTCCAGAACTTTGACTTTTTGCCTCAGACCTCGTGAGAACCAATCCATGCGGCGCAATTCATCAAGCATTGCCCCTTTTATTCGATTTTCCGAATAGGTGTCGAACTTGATACCCAGTTCGGGGTTGAATTTTCCCAAAGCGTCAAGCAACCCAAGGCTCCCTGCGCTGATGAGTTCGTTAAGCTCAACACTTTGTGGCAGTTTCGCCTTGAGGCGCAGGGCGAGTATGCGGATTTTGGGCGCGTAGAAGCGGACGATATTCTCCCGGTCTCTTGGGGAGAAATCGTCCCAACGCTTGGCGCCCTGCTCCAGTTCACGCCACGGATC comes from the Pseudodesulfovibrio piezophilus C1TLV30 genome and includes:
- a CDS encoding FliA/WhiG family RNA polymerase sigma factor, which translates into the protein MAILNSSGRNSSSKNDPWRELEQGAKRWDDFSPRDRENIVRFYAPKIRILALRLKAKLPQSVELNELISAGSLGLLDALGKFNPELGIKFDTYSENRIKGAMLDELRRMDWFSRGLRQKVKVLEDAQRHIEHDTGFPATSEQLQAHTGMSEKEVQQGLEALHNQMCLSLDTFHENMVSRKSMTDDEPFQSTAFQEIVDKVANLIEELTPREKLVISLYYGEELNMKETAEVMDITEGRVSQLHSQALIKLRKTFRARYENE